A window of the Lactuca sativa cultivar Salinas chromosome 5, Lsat_Salinas_v11, whole genome shotgun sequence genome harbors these coding sequences:
- the LOC111886605 gene encoding transmembrane 9 superfamily member 11 yields the protein MKIFEKFKIWSLLICVISQLGHGYYLPGSYPHKYVVGDQLSVKVNSLTSIDTEIPFSYYSLPFCKPPEGVKDSAENLGELLMGDRIENSPYKFKMHANQTEIFLCQTKPLSSEEFKLLTSRIDEMYQVNVILDNLPAIRYTRKDNFLVRWTGYPLGIKVQDTYYVFNHLKFTVLVHKYEETNVASVMGTGDAAEVIPSVNTPESDIPGYIVVGFEVTPCSVQHNAQSLKNLKMYEKYPSTIACESNTVTMAIKENEPVAFSYEVSFVESDIKWPSRWDAYLKMEGAKVHWFSILNSLMVITFLAGIVLVIFLRTVRRDLTHYEELDKEAQAQMNEELSGWKLVVSDVFRIPTYPALLCVMVGDGVQILGMAMVTILFAALGFMSPASRGTLLTGMLFFYMVLGILAGYVAVRLWRTISSGDQKGWASVCWKVACFFPGIAFFILFILNFLLWGSHSTGAIPFSLFVILILLWFCVSVPLTLVGGYFGAKAPHIEYPVRTNQIPREIPAQKYPSWLLVLGAGTLPFGTLFIELFFIMSSIWMGRVYYVFGFLFIVLILLVVVCAEVSLVLTYMHLCVEDWRWWWKSFFASGSVALYIFLYSINYLVFDLKSLSGPVSATLYLGYSLFMVIAIMLATGTVGLLSSFWFVHYLFSSVKLD from the coding sequence atgaaaattttcgaaAAATTCAAGATCTGGAGTTTGTTGATCTGCGTGATCTCTCAATTAGGTCATGGATATTACCTCCCTGGTAGCTACCCTCACAAATACGTTGTAGGCGATCAATTATCTGTGAAAGTCAACTCATTGACTTCAATTGATACTGAAATCCCTTTTAGTTACTACAGTTTACCCTTCTGCAAGCCTCCAGAAGGTGTTAAAGATAGCGCTGAGAATCTCGGTGAGCTTCTAATGGGAGATAGAATCGAAAACTCCCCTTATAAGTTCAAAATGCACGCTAACCAAACTGAAATCTTCCTCTGTCAAACAAAACCCTTATCAAGCGAGGAATTCAAACTGTTAACAAGTAGAATCGACGAGATGTATCAAGTCAATGTGATCCTCGACAATTTGCCTGCAATTCGTTACACTAGAAAGGATAACTTCTTGGTGAGATGGACAGGGTATCCTCTTGGAATCAAAGTTCAAGATACATATTACGTGTTCAATCACTTAAAATTCACAGTTCTTGTTCACAAATACGAAGAAACAAATGTTGCAAGCGTTATGGGGACAGGGGATGCAGCTGAAGTGATTCCATCGGTTAACACACCGGAATCAGACATTCCGGGGTATATTGTGGTCGGATTCGAGGTCACTCCTTGTAGTGTTCAACACAATGCCCAGTCTTTAAAGAACTTGAAAATGTACGAAAAGTACCCTTCCACGATTGCTTGCGAATCCAACACTGTAACCATGGCTATAAAGGAAAACGAACCCGTTGCATTTTCATATGAAGTTTCATTCGTTGAAAGTGATATCAAATGGCCATCAAGATGGGATGCTTATTTGAAAATGGAAGGAGCAAAAGTCCACTGGTTTTCAATCCTGAATTCATTAATGGTCATCACTTTCTTGGCGGGAATCGTTCTTGTGATATTCTTAAGAACTGTTCGCCGGGATTTGACTCATTAcgaagagctcgacaaagaagcACAAGCCCAGATGAACGAAGAGTTATCAGGTTGGAAACTTGTCGTCAGCGACGTCTTTCGCATCCCAACCTACCCGGCGCTCCTCTGTGTAATGGTCGGCGACGGCGTTCAGATTCTCGGAATGGCGATGGTCACAATCTTGTTCGCAGCCCTAGGGTTCATGTCCCCGGCGTCCCGCGGCACTCTCCTCACCGGAATGCTATTCTTCTACATGGTTCTCGGAATCTTAGCCGGATATGTCGCCGTTCGTCTCTGGAGAACGATTTCCTCCGGCGACCAGAAAGGATGGGCGTCCGTTTGCTGGAAAGTCGCCTGCTTTTTCCCGGGTATCGCGTTCTTCATCCTTTTCATCTTAAATTTCCTTCTTTGGGGTTCTCATAGCACCGGAGCAATTCCGTTTTCTCTCTTCGTCATCTTGATTCTTCTCTGGTTTTGCGTATCTGTTCCATTAACACTCGTCGGTGGATACTTCGGTGCTAAAGCACCACACATCGAATACCCAGTTCGAACCAATCAAATCCCACGAGAAATCCCTGCCCAAAAATACCCTTCTTGGCTCCTCGTTCTCGGCGCCGGAACTCTCCCATTCGGGACTCTTTTCATCGAGCTTTTCTTCATCATGTCGAGCATTTGGATGGGTCGGGTTTATTACGTGTTCGGGTTTTTATTCATCGTTTTGATTCTTCTTGTGGTGGTGTGTGCTGAGGTGTCATTGGTTTTGACTTACATGCATTTGTGTGTGGAGgattggaggtggtggtggaagtCGTTTTTTGCTTCGGGGTCGGTGGCGTtatacattttcttgtattcgATAAACTATCTTGTGTTTGATTTGAAGAGCTTAAGTGGGCCCGTTTCGGCTACCCTTTATTTGGGTTACTCCTTGTTCATGGTTATAGCGATTATGCTTGCAACCGGGACTGTGGGGTTACTTTCGTCTTTTTGGTTCGTTCACTACTTGTTCTCTTCGGTGAAGCTTGATTGA